The Streptomyces fungicidicus nucleotide sequence GCAGGGGGAGAGGAGTGGACCTTCTCCCCGCAGGCCGCGCCCGTGCTGGCCCTCCTCGTGGACGGAGGCCGTCACCGCCTGGACACGCTCGCCCGCGCCGCCGGTCTTCGCGTCGGGCAGGTGGCGCACCTGGTGAGCGCATTGGTGGACGGCGAGGTCGCGGCCGTGGGACGCGCAGAATGAGTGCCCAACTGGTGGCGGGGACGTACCGGTGCCGTGACGTGCCGCGCTCGGTGGCCGCGGCGGTGAACGCCGGTGTGACATGGGTCGATACGGCGCCGAACTACGCGGCCGGTACGGCCGAGGCGTCTATGCGGCCGGTCATCGACGCTTGTCCACGGGTACGGGTGTCAACCAAGGTCGGCTTCGTCCCCGACTCCGACCGGCAGGCCGCTCGGGCCGACGGAGGGTTGCCCCACGGCCACGATCAGGACCACTGCCTGGCCCGCCCTTACATCGCCTGGCAACTGGCTCGTAGCCGGGCTCGCCTGGGTCGTGTCCCGGACCTGGTCTTCGTCCACAATCCGGAATGCGGCCGTACGGGCAGGGCCGATACGTTGCGGACGCTGACCGAGGCGTTCGAGGAACTGGAGAGCATGGCGGACGCCGGCAGTGTCGGCGGCTACGGTGTCGCGACCTGGGCGGGCCTATCGAGCGGCATGCTCACCATCTCTGAACTCATGACACTCGCGGAGACGGTGGGCGGGCCACGCCACCACTTCCGAGCTGTGCAGTTTCCGGTCTCACTCATTCAACTGGCCGTGGTGGCACACGCGCTCGACGGGCGGGGCGCCTTGGTGGAGGCACAGGAAGCAGGACTCGACGTTTTCGCATCGGCTCCGCTCGGAGGCGGCGAACTGCTCGGCGCGATGACGGAAGAATTGGTGCGTGTCATCGACCCCGCTGTCTCCGCCGCACAGGCCGCCCTCTTGGTCGCCCTGTCGGCACCCGGGGTGTCGCATGTGCTGCTGTCGGCGAGCACACCGGCACACTGGGCTGACGCCCTGGGCGCCGGGGCCCGCGAGTCATTGTCTCCCGATCGCTTGCGGAAGGTCATCGATGTCATCGGAACCTGACGATCCCGATGTCACCGCGCGGATGCGCAAAGCGCACACCGTGGCGTGTGGCTACCTCGGGACGGTTGTCAGCTCACGACCGTCCGACGCTGGCCCGAAAGAGGCGTGGGGGTGGAGAGGGCGCACGTTGGGCCGTCCCGTCGCCGGCCCGTACGGGCCAGGGTGGCTGCGTGTTGTCCATAGCCCGTTGGACAAGGCGAGCGGCAAGTTGTGGACGGGGCCGGAAGACGCCGAACGGATGGTGCCCCACCAGGTGCCGCGCCCGCGTCTACGCCTCGTACGGCAGTGGACGGAGGGAGACGACGCGTACAAGGC carries:
- a CDS encoding aldo/keto reductase; this translates as MSAQLVAGTYRCRDVPRSVAAAVNAGVTWVDTAPNYAAGTAEASMRPVIDACPRVRVSTKVGFVPDSDRQAARADGGLPHGHDQDHCLARPYIAWQLARSRARLGRVPDLVFVHNPECGRTGRADTLRTLTEAFEELESMADAGSVGGYGVATWAGLSSGMLTISELMTLAETVGGPRHHFRAVQFPVSLIQLAVVAHALDGRGALVEAQEAGLDVFASAPLGGGELLGAMTEELVRVIDPAVSAAQAALLVALSAPGVSHVLLSASTPAHWADALGAGARESLSPDRLRKVIDVIGT